A region of Sulfurimonas sp. DNA encodes the following proteins:
- a CDS encoding TonB-dependent receptor plug domain-containing protein has protein sequence MKNKIYLSLLVSVMLINSINASDDLTDVIVTAKTQRTALDTAGSFSVITAEDIKKTGASSVQEILEGVVGLNMGMNDASINGRQNISIRGTDSKDTLILVDGERISGSDAQIGHSDFQYNWIPINAISKIEVIRGPMSAIYGSSAIGGVINIITKKPVEKIQGDIAVEGGDASRDGGKNIDFSVSAGGKITDSFSIIGYASSKIVEPEDADDTTEVEGKKIQNLMLKAWYDIDATQKITAFAILGNEKRKTDVHAELYEIKKAHYSLGYQKDFNDISLNVKYYNNTSDTHTDQFEYTHKMRDDTLNAELNIASFDNNFIVFGGEYRKEKYRKKYDDAADDTSKGFEDSINYASVYLQDEIEIGSSTILTIGARYDKHERFGGELSPKANLVYKLSDNGRLKAGYGHGFSAPTVTQTSDKYGVAIPVKFYSAGPPFYGMPKIFHRFHGNDNLKPEKSDTFEIGYDYEKDQMTFVATYFHTELTDLIDTLYTGDTMAGPMTYREYLYSNVGKARIDGLELEFTQNNISEIVDVSLNYTYLNTENKDTKKELHNRPAHTANLKLSVDLPWEIGSNFRVNYVGNQKVADGDTLDAYTTFGLQFSKEFVQDLTLSTGAENLSDVKHIGDGDNRYYIRGRYMYARLNYSF, from the coding sequence GTGAAAAATAAAATATATTTGAGTTTATTGGTAAGTGTTATGTTAATAAATTCTATAAATGCATCTGATGATTTAACAGATGTTATTGTAACAGCAAAAACACAAAGAACAGCTTTAGATACAGCAGGAAGTTTTTCTGTGATTACAGCAGAAGATATTAAAAAGACAGGAGCATCATCGGTACAAGAAATATTAGAAGGTGTTGTTGGTTTAAATATGGGTATGAACGATGCCTCAATAAATGGCAGGCAAAATATTAGTATTCGTGGTACTGATTCTAAAGATACGCTTATCTTAGTAGATGGAGAGAGGATTTCTGGAAGTGATGCGCAGATTGGTCATAGTGATTTTCAGTATAACTGGATACCAATTAATGCCATTTCCAAGATTGAAGTGATTCGTGGACCAATGAGTGCTATTTATGGTTCAAGTGCTATTGGCGGGGTTATTAATATAATAACTAAAAAACCAGTAGAAAAAATTCAAGGAGATATAGCAGTTGAAGGTGGAGATGCCTCAAGAGATGGAGGAAAAAATATAGATTTTTCAGTTTCTGCTGGTGGTAAAATCACAGATAGTTTTTCAATTATTGGATATGCAAGTTCTAAAATAGTAGAGCCTGAAGATGCAGATGATACTACAGAAGTGGAGGGTAAAAAAATTCAAAATTTGATGTTAAAAGCTTGGTATGATATAGATGCTACTCAGAAAATAACAGCGTTTGCAATTTTAGGAAATGAAAAGAGAAAGACAGATGTGCATGCAGAATTATATGAAATAAAGAAAGCTCACTATTCACTTGGTTATCAAAAAGATTTTAATGATATTAGCTTAAATGTAAAATATTACAATAATACATCAGATACTCATACAGATCAGTTTGAATATACTCATAAAATGCGTGATGATACTCTAAATGCTGAACTGAATATTGCTTCATTTGATAATAATTTTATAGTTTTTGGCGGAGAGTATAGAAAAGAAAAGTATAGAAAAAAATATGATGATGCGGCAGATGACACAAGCAAAGGCTTTGAAGATTCAATAAATTACGCTTCTGTATATTTGCAAGATGAAATAGAAATAGGTAGTAGTACAATCCTTACCATAGGTGCTAGATATGACAAGCATGAGAGATTTGGTGGAGAACTATCACCAAAGGCAAACCTTGTTTATAAGCTGAGTGACAATGGCAGACTTAAGGCAGGATACGGACATGGATTTAGTGCGCCTACAGTTACACAGACTTCAGATAAGTATGGTGTTGCAATTCCAGTAAAATTTTATTCAGCAGGACCTCCATTTTATGGAATGCCTAAAATTTTTCACAGATTTCATGGTAATGACAATCTAAAACCTGAAAAATCTGATACATTTGAGATAGGATATGATTATGAAAAAGACCAGATGACATTTGTAGCAACTTATTTTCATACTGAATTAACAGATCTTATAGACACGCTTTATACAGGAGATACAATGGCTGGACCAATGACTTACAGAGAGTATCTTTACTCAAATGTAGGAAAAGCTAGAATAGATGGTTTGGAGTTAGAGTTTACTCAAAATAATATTTCTGAAATTGTTGATGTTAGCCTTAACTATACATACCTTAACACTGAAAATAAAGATACAAAAAAGGAGCTACATAACCGACCTGCTCATACAGCTAACTTAAAACTTTCAGTTGATCTTCCATGGGAGATTGGTAGTAATTTTAGAGTTAATTATGTAGGAAATCAAAAAGTTGCTGATGGCGATACTCTAGATGCGTATACTACTTTTGGTTTACAGTTTTCTAAAGAG
- a CDS encoding biopolymer transporter ExbD translates to MVDIIFILLIFFLVSSVFKKEELALMLELPNAGASKEVQEKKTLSIELSKDSLAVNGDKVSYEEIMFKVLPLAKDGKMIMFYIDKDVPYSRVVRILDLLKTHSLNKLALITKQE, encoded by the coding sequence ATGGTTGATATTATATTTATTTTATTGATTTTTTTCCTAGTGAGTTCTGTTTTTAAAAAAGAGGAACTCGCTCTTATGCTTGAACTTCCTAACGCGGGAGCAAGTAAAGAAGTACAAGAGAAAAAAACTCTTAGTATTGAATTATCAAAAGACTCACTTGCAGTTAATGGAGATAAAGTAAGTTATGAAGAGATAATGTTTAAGGTACTGCCTTTAGCGAAAGATGGAAAGATGATAATGTTTTATATTGATAAAGATGTCCCATATTCTCGAGTAGTTCGTATTTTAGACTTGTTAAAAACACATTCTTTAAATAAGTTGGCATTGATAACAAAACAAGAGTAA